The following is a genomic window from Candidatus Binatia bacterium.
GCGCTGCGGCGAGGCGCTCAGTTCGATGCGGAAATCCCCGCGGTCGCCGTCGGCGTCGAGCGAGCTGCTCACGCTGTAGACCAGGCCGCGTTTCTGCCGCAGCTCTTGCCAGAGGCGCGACTCGAAGGCGCCGCTCCCGCCGAGGATCTGGCTGAGCACCAAGAACGTGTCGTAGTCGCCGTTCGAGCGCGAGAGCGCCGGCTGGCCGAGCCGGATGTAGACTTGATTGGAGGCGGTTCCGATGTAGTCGTGGCCGCTCGTCGCGGGCGGCATCGCCATGAGATGCGGGTCGGGTCGCGCACCGGTTGCCTGCCACGTGCCGAACGTCGCCTCGAGCGTGCTGCGAACGCGCTCTGGCGAGACGTTGCCGACGATAGCGATCGTCGTCAGATCGGGACGCCAGTACGTCGCGGCGTACGACAACAGGTCCTCGCGCGCGATCCCGGAGACGCTCTGCGCCGTCGGCTGACGCAGCGTCGGGTCGTCGGTCGCGAGCAAGAGCCGATTGTACGACCGGTCGATCAAGACGCCGGCGATGTTCGCCTCGGATTGCAGGCTATTCGCGAGCTGCGACCGCTCGATATCGAACCACGGATCGGCGAAGGTTGGATGCGCCTCGCCGTCGGCGAGGATCGCGACGATCTGATCGAAGTCGCTCGCGACGCCCTGCGCGGAGAAGCTCTGTCCCGTCGTCACGAGGGCGCCGATCTCGTCGGTATCCTTGCGCCGCTGTTCGAACGGATAGCGCGCGCTGCCGTAATCGGCAACGGCGGATGCCAGACGTCCGATCCCCTCCTTGCCCAGCGGCTCGAACGCGGGCGACGACGCGATGCGTCCGCGCAGGACGAACGTCGGCCGATCGGTCTTCGTCTGCACGAGAACGCGCAATCCGTTGGAGAGCGTGAACTCGACCGGCGAGAGAGCGCTGTGCGCCGTCGTCGGCGTGCGGATCGCCTGCGCGATCCAGGCGGGCTGGACGATCGGGCCGTTCGGGATGCGTTTGGAGAAGTCGTCGCTGGCTTCCGCGCTGCTCTTCTGCGAGTTTCCGTGCGGCGGGCTTTCGTTCGGCGTGAGATGGCCGACGACGGTCGGCTTGCTGAGATACCGGCGAGCGGTGGCGACCAGATCGTCTCCCGTGAGAGCGGCGAGCCGCTCGTCTTCCGAGGCAATCTTCTCGCCGACGATTCCGTACGTGTATCCGGCGAGGCTGCCGATGCCGTCGATCGAGTCCGCCGTGTAGAGCCGATCGGCTATCGTCAGCCGCTTCGCCGCGACGACGAGCCCGGGGTCGAAGCCATTTTGGAGCGCCGCGTCGAGCGTCGTTTGAAAGGCCGTCTGCGCCGCGCTCGCCGTTCGGCCCGGATTGAGAATAATAAAGACGTGCAGCAAGCCGCCCCGCAACTGCGTATCGGCGTTCGTCTCGATCGCGAGTGCGACGTTGCTCTCGACGAGCGCCCGATAGAAGGGAGAGCGTTGGTTCTCGATCAGCGTCGCGAGCGCGCTGACCGCGGGCTCCCCGCGCTGCGTGTCGCCGGGAACGGAGTAGGCGAGATCGAGGATTTCGAACGGGAACGGGAACTCCGCCTCGACGCTCTTTCCCGACGATGGAACCGGATTTGCGTCGGATCGGGCGGGCAGCTTTTTCGAGGGCGCTGCGCCGAAGTAGCGCTCCGCTTTCGCAAAGACCGTCGCATGCGAGACGTCGCCCGCGACGACGAGCGTCGCGTTGTTCGGCGCGTACCACTCGCGATAGTAGGCTTGGATTTCCGCGACGGTCGCGCGCGCAACGTCGTCGCGCGAGCCGAGCGGCGTGCGTCCGGCGGGCTGGCCGGGGAAGGCGGCGGCGCGGACCCGCGCGAGCAGATTGAAGAACGGCGAGCTCGCGTCGCCGTCGAGCTCGTTGAGCACCGCGTTGCGCTCGATCGCCCAATCCGCCGCGCGGAGCGA
Proteins encoded in this region:
- a CDS encoding pitrilysin family protein, encoding MKRPIALLALTLALLSPQSAPAQEGPGDAGIFTTTLRNGLRVVVVEDRSVPVVQTSMWYGFGSLYETPGKTGLAHALEHMLFRGTPEISAGGLDDITARLGAEMNGETSYDYTQFYFEMPADKLDVALYVEADRMQHASLRAADWAIERNAVLNELDGDASSPFFNLLARVRAAAFPGQPAGRTPLGSRDDVARATVAEIQAYYREWYAPNNATLVVAGDVSHATVFAKAERYFGAAPSKKLPARSDANPVPSSGKSVEAEFPFPFEILDLAYSVPGDTQRGEPAVSALATLIENQRSPFYRALVESNVALAIETNADTQLRGGLLHVFIILNPGRTASAAQTAFQTTLDAALQNGFDPGLVVAAKRLTIADRLYTADSIDGIGSLAGYTYGIVGEKIASEDERLAALTGDDLVATARRYLSKPTVVGHLTPNESPPHGNSQKSSAEASDDFSKRIPNGPIVQPAWIAQAIRTPTTAHSALSPVEFTLSNGLRVLVQTKTDRPTFVLRGRIASSPAFEPLGKEGIGRLASAVADYGSARYPFEQRRKDTDEIGALVTTGQSFSAQGVASDFDQIVAILADGEAHPTFADPWFDIERSQLANSLQSEANIAGVLIDRSYNRLLLATDDPTLRQPTAQSVSGIAREDLLSYAATYWRPDLTTIAIVGNVSPERVRSTLEATFGTWQATGARPDPHLMAMPPATSGHDYIGTASNQVYIRLGQPALSRSNGDYDTFLVLSQILGGSGAFESRLWQELRQKRGLVYSVSSSLDADGDRGDFRIELSASPQRVVEAVTEVRRELTLLQKEPVSATELQEAKIRLVSNALLDEASSTGQVKQLIDIASNGFPLDYYRTLNERFARITPADVQRVARTYLQPAKLVEVYSGPSGPWAQHSL